A genomic stretch from Echeneis naucrates chromosome 6, fEcheNa1.1, whole genome shotgun sequence includes:
- the LOC115045588 gene encoding dynein regulatory complex protein 9-like — protein MCLSQLQSVRLAAVLEDCSDQLAILRHTLTVQMSRERGAPAAQERARLAKLRRDCQYIWQQIFNLHLELDEKQSFRSILHLVEEVEQKKEAEKMRREAKRQLEIRQQTLRTQQDEFKEKIKQLKELNQVTNNLKQQMNEQSLQIADRQKLMEEDTELQLHLTQKKTRKTEKLLEDQRELLEKQLKVEASAHEASQKFLQNQHKELQQQLQLWQQRTKQMLQEKEQQLNNVRCKRTVNLDKLSHMRRKFREMEQVVMEDREEQEKLCIQQAEARAATKLQAWWKGCMVRRGLGSFKKTQDNKKGKKKKDVKKEKKK, from the exons ATGTGTTTATCACAGCTGCAGAGTGTGAGACTGGCAGCTGTGCTAGAGGACTGCTCAGACCAGCTGGCCATCCTGAGACACACTCTGACGGTTCAGATGAGCAGGGAGCGAGGAGCACCAGCAGCACAG gaGAGAGCAAGGCTGGCAAAGCTGAGAAGAGACTG TCAGTACATCTGGCAGCAGATTTTCAATCTGCATTTGGAGCTAGACGAGAAGCAGAGTTTCCGCTCTATCCTGCATTTGGTGGAAGAAGTGGAGCAGAAGAAGGAGGCTGAGAAAATGCGAAG GGAGGCAAAAAGGCAGCTGGAGATAAGACAACAAACTCTACGGACACAACAAGATGAGTTCAAAGAGAAAATCAAGCAACTGAAG GAATTGAACCAGGTCACCAATAACCTGAAGCAGCAGATGAATGAGCAGTCATTACAGATTGCCGACAGGCAGAAGTTAATGGAGGAAGACACTGAGCTGCAACTCCACCTGACACAAAAAAAGACCAGAAAGACTGAGAAGCTGCTGGAGGACCAAAGGGAG ctgctggagaaacagctgaaagTGGAGGCGAGTGCTCATGAGGCTTCTCAGAAATTCTTGCAAAATCAACACAAG gagctgcagcagcagctgcagctgtggcaGCAGCGAACGAAGCAGATGCTAcaggagaaggagcagcagcttaACAATGTGCGCTGCAAAAGAACAGTGAACTTGGACAAACTGTCACATatgaggaggaag TTTAGGGAGATGGAGCAGGTGGTGatggaggacagggaggagcaggagaaactGTGCATACAGCAAGCAGAGGCCAGAGCTGCTACCAAG CTGCAGGCCTGGTGGAAAGGCTGCATGGTCCGCAGAGGTCTTGgcagttttaaaaaaacacaggatAACAAGAAaggcaagaagaaaaaagatgtgaagaaagagaagaaaaaatga
- the LOC115045428 gene encoding uncharacterized protein LOC115045428, with product MDSPDPLPLFDPFTAIKEKTPMNQVLSFKVSSMHRVIQVIHRLAQKSCRRACQLFCCPIDTLPWDQYCPAKSPQVTEDKTTQVVRLSPPSTILILNINNSTLIDCAIGNEAYSSSVTESQLLMQNSVFHLHDKLRSSCNHGQQGTAQAPSSPLPLPHCRLSSPEENPSINIIDSHLSCVIIGDNNYMHTEQIHPTEIEKEPQF from the exons ATGGACAGCCCAGACCCTCTGCCTCTGTTTGACCCTTTCACAGCCATCAAAGAGAAGACACCGATGAACCAA GTGCTGAGTTTTAAAGTTTCCAGCATGCACAGAGTAATCCAGGTGATTCACAGGCTGGCACagaagagctgcaggagagccTGCCAGCTTTTCTGCTGCCCCATAGACACTCTGCCATGGGACCAGTACTGTCCAG CTAAAAGTCCCCAGGTCACAGAGGACAAGACTACACAAG TGGTGCGCCTGAGTCCTCCGTCCaccattttgattttgaacatCAACAACTCCACCCTGATCGACTGTGCCATTGGGAATGAAGCCTATTCCTCATCAGTGACAGAGAGTCAGCTTCTAATGCAGAACTCTGTGTTCCATCTGCATG ACAAACTGAGGAGCAGCTGCAACCACGGACAGCAGGGGACAGCACAGGCCCCTTCATCTCCCCTTCCGCTTCCTCACTGTCGGCTTTCTTCACCTGAAGAAAACCCAAGCATCAACATTATTGACTCACATCTCAGTTGTGTCATCATTGGGGACAACAACTACATGCACACTGAGCAGATCCACCCAACTGAAATAGAGAAGGAGCCACAATTTTGA
- the rnf144b gene encoding E3 ubiquitin-protein ligase RNF144B codes for MASRSVTPSPEARDSALRTPEAGADSQTGSEIFCKLCLSEQPSTATRELQSCNCNFCTACLQQYVHLAIMEGGGAPITCPDMACQKTGVLLDTEIASLAAAEQVELYQRLKFERGVKLDPSKAWCPVLECQAVCSVQLSTEGQPTTVSCLSCHTVFCSGCRGPWQDSHTCPERQPMMSLSPSHESRVRSDSHTDMPIKQCPMCGIYIERNQGCAQMLCKSCKHTFCWYCLQNLDGDIFLRHYDKGPCRNKLGHSRASVMWNRTQVVGILVGVSIIVLVTSPLLLLASPCILCCVCKPCRGKKNKKKKKDLSQPDSSTS; via the exons ATGGCCAGCAGGAGTGTTACCCCAAGCCCGGAAGCCAGGGATTCAGCTCTCAGGACCCCTGAGGCTGGTGCTGACTCCCAGACAGGTTCTGAGATCTTCTGCAAGCTGTGTCTCAGTGAGCAGCCGTCTACAGCCACCAGGGAGCTGCAAAGCTGCAACTGCAACTTCTGCACAGCA TGTTTGCAGCAGTATGTTCACCTAGCAAtcatggagggaggaggggcacCTATCACCTGCCCAGATATGGCCTGCCAAAAGACTGGTGTGCTACTGGACACTGAG ATAGCCAGCctggctgcagctgagcagGTGGAGCTGTATCAGCGTCTGAAGTTTGAGAGAG GAGTGAAGTTGGATCCCAGTAAAGCCTGGTGCCCAGTGCTTGAGTGCCAGGCGGTTTGTAGCGTGCAGTTAAGCACAGAGGGCCAGCCCACCACTGTGTCCTGCCTCAGCTGTCATACCGTCTTCTGCTCAGGGTGCAGAGGGCCCTGGCAGGACAGCCATACCTGCCCTGAACGCCAGCCTATGATGTCACTGTCTCCCTCTCATGAAAGCAG GGTACGCTCGGACAGCCACACTGACATGCCCATCAAACAGTGTCCTATGTGTGGTATCTATATCGAGAGGAACCAGGGCTGTGCACAGATGCTTTGTAagagctgcaaacacacattttgctgGTACTGTCTGCAGAATCTGGAT GGTGATATCTTCTTGAGGCACTATGATAAGGGACCGTGCAGGAACAAACTGGGACACTCCAGGGCCTCTGTGATGTGGAACAGAACCCAG GTGGTAGGAATCCTGGTGGGAGTCAGCATCATTGTGCTGGTGACATCTCCACTCCTCCTGCTGGCCTCACCCTGCATCCTATGCTGTGTCTGCAAGCCCTGCAGaggcaagaaaaacaagaaaaagaagaaggaccTCAGCCAGCCAGACTCATCTACATCATAG
- the LOC115044610 gene encoding LOW QUALITY PROTEIN: xylose isomerase-like (The sequence of the model RefSeq protein was modified relative to this genomic sequence to represent the inferred CDS: inserted 1 base in 1 codon), with protein sequence MKCDSSAGCVRPASCADPFGFQTLHRPWNEGTPMESAIPXAAFEFFTKLGVRDYTFHDRDMAPEGSTLQKSKVNLDEITDLALQLQSQMGVKVLWVTCNLFA encoded by the exons ATGAAGTGTGACAGTTCAGCGGGCTGTGTGCGGCCAGCCAGCT GTGCCGATCCATTTGGGTTTCAGACCCTCCACCGGCCCTGGAATGAGGGCACTCCAATGGAATCAGCCATTC TTGCTGCTTTTGAGTTCTTCACCAAGCTTGGC GTTAGGGATTACACTTTTCATGACAG AGATATGGCCCCTGAAGGCTCCACACTGCAGAAGTCCAAAGTGAATTTGGATGAAATAACAGACCTGGCCCTCCAGCTGCAGAGCCAGATGGGAGTCAAGGTGCTGTGGGTCACCTGCAACCTCTTTGCCTGA